TGGATGATGTGGCGCACGCGCTCGGCGTGCGTCGCGCGCGGGACGTTGTTCGTCTCATATGCTTTTTTCGCTTCGGGCTGTTCGAGGTACGCGCTCGGCAATTTCACCTTGATGATGTGCGCGCCGATTTGCGCCGCGATCTGCGCGGCATACGCGGTCACGTCGAGCGCGGTCTCGCCCTCTTTGCTCAAGCCACCGCCGCGCGGGTACGACCACACGACGACGACGAGACCCACCGCTTTCGCTGCGCGCGCCAGTTCTGCCAACTGCTCGTACTGCAAACGCCGATCCAACGTGCCGGGATAAATCGTGTACCCGATGCCGATACAACCCAGCCGCAACGCATCGGCGACGCCGGCGGTCACCGCGCCGAGTGGATCTTTTTCGTCTTGCAAAACGTCGTGATTGTTCAGTTTCAAAATCAGCGGCAGTTGACCGGCATAGTCCGCCGCGCCGGCTTCGAGAAAGCCGAGCGGCGCAGCATACGCGTTGCAGCCCGCGGCAATCGCCATTTCGAAATGATAGCGCGGGTCATAACCCGGCGGGTTCATCGCAAAACTGCGTCCCGGTCCGTGTTCGAATCCTTGGTCCACCGGCAAAATCACCAACTTGCCGGTGCCGCCCAAACGTCCGTGATTGAGCACCCGCGCCAAATTCGTCAGCGTGCCCGGGTTGTCGCTCCGATACCAACTTAAAATTTCGCGTACTCGATCCGACATCGTATCCTCCTGAATTCTAGGAATAGTTTCACCGCAAAGATAACGCAGAGCGTCCGAAATGTCAAAAGTAGGGGCGCAGCATTTTCTGAACTAAAAAAAATGCTGCGCCCTTACTCATTTGCCACAATCCGATTTCAGAATAGAATAGCAACGAAACAACATCTTCGCCAAACACACTCGGCAAGCGAAGATCGCATCCAGGTTTCTGCGAGAAACCTGGATGCTGGCGAAGGTATCGAACGAAAGGAAATCGGAATCATGGACCCCCTCTTGGCTGGCTTGTTTGTGTTTGCGATGCGTCTCACCGATATGTCGCTCGACACGCTCCGCTTGCTCTTTACGATGCGCGGACGCAAGTTGCTGGCGGGCGTGATCGGCGTGGCGCAAGCGACCGTGTTCATCCTCGCGGTCAGCGCGGTGTTGAGCGGTCCGCTCAATCCATTCACGGTCATCGGTTACGCACTCGGCTTTGGCGCAGGTGTCGTCGTCGGGATGTACGCGGAAGAGCGCATGGCGAT
This region of Chloroflexota bacterium genomic DNA includes:
- a CDS encoding class I fructose-bisphosphate aldolase, whose protein sequence is MSDRVREILSWYRSDNPGTLTNLARVLNHGRLGGTGKLVILPVDQGFEHGPGRSFAMNPPGYDPRYHFEMAIAAGCNAYAAPLGFLEAGAADYAGQLPLILKLNNHDVLQDEKDPLGAVTAGVADALRLGCIGIGYTIYPGTLDRRLQYEQLAELARAAKAVGLVVVVWSYPRGGGLSKEGETALDVTAYAAQIAAQIGAHIIKVKLPSAYLEQPEAKKAYETNNVPRATHAERVRHIIQSAFDGRRVVIFSGGAKKENDDALLDEMRAIRDGGGFGSIMGRNVFQRKKADALALLDKVMKIYSGEMK
- a CDS encoding DUF2179 domain-containing protein gives rise to the protein MDPLLAGLFVFAMRLTDMSLDTLRLLFTMRGRKLLAGVIGVAQATVFILAVSAVLSGPLNPFTVIGYALGFGAGVVVGMYAEERMAIGYAMLRVYSPTSGHAIADALRAAGHAVTEFSAQGKDGTITVVNCIVARRNASDIRAIVNRVDASAFITVDEARLVQRGYFRH